GCTTTTGTCTTCCCATGCTCCCCCATGAATTATCTAGCCATTTATGTAGCCTAAGGGCCAACGTGAAGCGCTTGACAGTTTCTGTGCATATGCATTTAGATCCGGAGGGAAATATGCTCGATTACCGCATTTCTCGCTCCGTGATTAAAAGTAAAAAACGCATGACTTATCGGGAAGCTAAGCAAATTTTAGATGGCCAGAAAAAAAGCCGGTTTAAGCCCACCTTACAACTTATGGTAGAGCTTTGCTATAAACTTAAGCAAAAGCGATACGAAAGGGGAAGTATTGAATTTGCGATGCCTGATCTGGTAGTACAAGTCAATGAAAGAGGAGTTCCATTAGGACTAGATACCATTGTTTACGATATCACGCATCAGCTGGTAGAAGAGTTTATGCTAAAAGCGAACGAAGTGATTGCGACGCATCTTTATCAGGAAGGCAAAAATCTCCCTTATCGTATTCACGATGTCCCTGCTGCAGAAAATATGCGAGATTTTTCTCTGCTAGCAAGCGCCTTTGGCTTTCACCTATCTGAAGCTCCGACTCCAGCAGAATTGCAAAAGCTATTTGATGAGGCTTTAGATACGCCATATGGACAGTATTTGGCCACTGCTTACATTCGCAGAATGCGTTTAGCAATTTATTCCTCAGAAAATGTGGGGCACTATGGGTTGGGATTAACGCATTATTGCCATTTTACCAGCCCCATTCGCCGTTATATCGATTTGGTGATCCATCGCCTTTTATTTGGGTTTGAGGTGGAACTTCCCTATCTTGAGAGGATAGCTTCCGAATGTTCCGAACAAGAAAGGTTAAGTGCTAAAGCAGAAGGGAGCGTAGTTTTATTAAAAAAATATAGGCTCCTTCAAGAAATTAAGCAGCAGGATCCTTATAAGCAATATGAAGCTGTGATTACCCGAGTGAAAAATTTTGGATTTTTCTTTGAAGTGCTTGATTTTATGCTTGAAGGGTTTTTGCACGTCTCCGAAATTGGGAATGATTACTATGTGTATGAGGACTCTTCTTTAAGCCTGCAAGGTACACGCACTGGGCAAGCCTTTACTTCCGGCACAAAAATTTCTGTCATCTTGAAAGAGATCGATTTTATCACGTTGGAAAGCCAGTGGCATTTTGTCACATCTGAGCGAACGGTAAAAAATTCTCCCCAGACTAAACAAAAGAAAAAGGGTGAAAATCTCATACGACGAAAAAAGAAGCTTGTAGGGAAAAATAAGCCTCTTAAATCCCGGATAAAAAGCCGCTTGCGCAAAAGAAAAAAATAACGACCATGCCGCATGAAATTCCGATTTTAACTGTTTCACAATTAACTACTGCAATTAAGCATAGCTTGGAATCTACCTTTTCTCTTGTTTGGTTACAAGGCGAAGTAAGCAATTGCAAGCTTCAATCCTCTGGTCATATTTATTTTTCTTTAAAAGATGCTTATGCACAAGTCGCAGCTGTGATGTTTCGTGGCGATGCTTCCAACTTAAAAATGTTGCCAAAAGACGGGGATCAGGTGATCGTGCAGGGGCAACTCAATGTTTACCCTCCCACCGGAAAATACCAGATTGTAGTTCGAGAGTTGCGGTTAGCGGGCCTCGGGGAGATGTTGCTTAAGCTAGAAGAGCTAAAAGTTAAGCTGCATCACAGAGGGTGGTTTAAAGCCGAGCATAAAAAAATCCTTCCCAAATTTCCTAAGAAAATAGGGGTTGTTACCAGTCCTACAGGGGCTGTTATTCAAGATATTTTAAACATTTTGACGCGTAGAGCGGTAGGCTTTCATCTCATCTTGAATCCAGTCAAAGTGCAGGGGCCGGGGGCCGCTCAAGAAATCGCTAAAGCTATCCAAGATTTCAATACATTTAGTCTGGTTGATGTGATGATTGTAGGTCGAGGAGGAGGAAGTATTGAAGATTTATGGGCATTTAATGAAGAAATCGTTGCTGAAGCAATCTTTAATAGCAAAATTCCTGTGATTTCTGCCGTGGGGCACGAAACGGATCATTGTATTGCTGACTACGTGGCTGATGTAAGGGCACCCACTCCCTCAGCTGCTGCCGAAATTGTGATTGCTGAAAATGCTCAACAACTGCATCACTTTCACCAGATTTCGCGTCGTCTCGACCATAGTATTAAACAGACCCTTCTCCATCACCGACTTTGCTTAAAAACTATTTTAAGACAGCCGCTTCTAACAAGTCCTTATGCGATTTTGGGGGATTGGATGCAGAAGGTCGATGAAGTTCGCCAGGAAATAGAGCTGTCGATTTTGCGCTTTTTTAAACAATCCCGTTCAATTTTGGAATCGAGGGAAAAGATTTTACAAACATTAAAACCCTCGATGCAAATTTTTCACCTTAGGGAAAAAATTCTGCATTTGCAAAAGGCGTTAGATGCTTCCATGTTGCAACAACTCAGTGAACGGCGGAGAGCTGTTTACTTAAACCAAGAAAAAATTTTCATGGATCAAAGGTGGAAAGTTAAGTTAGAACATTTACGTGAGCTTTTAAAAAATAAAGAAGAGGCGTTAAAATTGATAAATCCCCGAAATTTATTAACAAAAGGGTATACTATTCTCTTTTCGGAAAAAGATCAATCCGTTATAAGCTCAGTACGTATGTTGAAAAAAGATCAGAAAATACGCATGCTATTCTCTGATGGTGAAGCTCTTGCGCAAATAAACGAAATATGGTCAAAATAGTTAGTTGCTGTGGAAAAAGAAATCAAGTCCGATAACCAAGAGAAGAATTTTGAAGCGGCGTTTGCACGTTTGGAAGAAATTCTCGAAAAGATGAATTCAGGGGCTGTTAGCTTAGACGAATCTTTGCTTTTATATGAAGAAGCCGATCGCTTAATCACCTCTTGCGCGAAAAGATTAAACGATGCTGAGCGGCGCATCGAAATCTTAATTAAAAATCGACAAGGAGATCTGTCGCTCGATCCACAGCAAAATCCTAAAGTGCAAAATTTTTCCGATTTGGGAAATAGCCATTCAACAACAAAATTAATGAGTCCTTAATGAGCTTCCCTATTCTTTCTGAAATTCAAAGCCCCGATGCTATTAAGCGTCTTTCTCTCGCTGAGCTTAATGCGCTTGCTTCTGAAATACGGCAAAAAATTATAGAAGTTCTTTCGATTAACGGCGGGCATTTAGCTTCAAATTTAGGCGTTGTCGAATTGACAATTGCTTTGCATGCTGTTTTTAACTCTCCGCATGATAAATTTATTTGGGATGTTAGCCATCAAACGTATGTGCATAAATTATTGACTGGAAGACAAGAGAATTTTCACACTATCCGGCAATATAAAGGCCTGTGCGGTTTTAGCCATCCAAAGGAATCCCCTTATGATCATTTTCATGCTGGGCATGCTGGCACAGCTCTTTCTTTAGGACTAGGAGTAGCTAAGAGTCGAGATTTACAACAAAAAGAGGAGTATGTTGTCCCCATTATTGGCGATGCTACGTTGACTTGTGGGATGGCTTTAGAAGCCCTTAATAATATCACCCGAAATTTAAAGCGCTTTATTGTGATTTTAAATGACAATAATATGTCGATTTCAAAAAATGTAGGAGCGATTACGCAGATCTTAAGTCGACTTTTGAGCAATCCTACTACCAACAAACTCTATCAAGAGATCGACACGATTGTTTCTAAAATTCCAAGTTACGGGGCTACCCTTTCTAAGCATGGGCATAAAATTACAGAATCGCTAAAGAATCTGGTGAGCCCGGCTGCCTTTTTTGAGCAATACGAACTTTCTTACATTGGGCCAATCGATGGACATGATATTAAAAAATTGATAGACGTTTTCGAGGGGCTAAAAACTTCCCAATGGCCAGTTGTGGTCCACGTTTTGACGAAAAAAGGCCAAGGAATGGAAGAAGCGATTAGAAATCCAGTGTCTTATCACGGTGCAAAGCCTTTTTGTTTAGACACTGGCAAATTTCATCCCGCCACCTCCTCTAAGCCCACTTTTCCTCATATATTTGGTTCCCACCTTTTAAAAATGGCAGAAGAGGATCCGTCAATTGTCGCCGTTACACCCGCCATGCTGGCAGGATCTTGTTTGGATAAATTTTTAGAAAGATTTCCAGATAGGTGTTACGATGTGGGAATTGCTGAAGCTCATGCGGTGACTTTTAGCGGAGGCTTAGCCTATGGTGGAAAGCTAAAAGTGGTTTGTTCGATTTACGCTACTTTTTTACAGCGCGGTTTGGATAACCTTTTTCATGATATTTGCTTACAGGAACTCCCGGTAGTTTTTGCCATCGATCGCGCTGGAATTTCAGGGCCTGATGGCTCCACCCATCATGGGGTGTACGATATTTCTTTTCTAAATGCGATGCCAAATATGGTGATTGCGCAGCCAAGAAATGGAAATGTCTTGAAAGAACTTTTGGAGTCTGCTTTCTCTTGGGGGCGTCCTGCAGCTATCCGTTATCCCAATATGGCTGCAGACGTATCAGATAAGCCTTTGAAATATCGTGAGTTGGGAAAAGGCGAGGTTATTGCAGCAGGAGGGGAGATTTTAATTGTGGCACTTGGCCATATGAACCAAACGGCTTTAGGTGTAAGAGAGATTTTAAAAACCGTGGGAATCACCGCAACCGTTTTCGATCCCGTGTTTGTCAAGCCACTAGATTCAGAGCTTTTATGTAGTTTACTGGCTAAACATAACCGTCTCGTCACAATCGAAGAGCATTCGGCTGTTTCAGGCTTAGGCTCTATTTTGAACCATTTCCTTATGGCCAATGGCTATAACCATGTTCAAGTGCTAAATTTTGGGATTCCGGAAGCCTTTCTGGATCACGGCAGCCATGCGGATATGATTAAAGAAGTGGGTTTAACGGCACCCCAAATTGCAGAAAGCGTTATCACCCAATTCTCTCTCAAAAAAACCGAGTATTCGGAATTAGCTGAAACAAGCTTCACGAGGAAGAATTAACCAACTTGAGATATAGGGCAGGGCTGAGAGTGTTCGCTAGTTAACAAAGAGAGGCTATATGCATATTGCATTGTTTCCAAATACGGCAAAAAAACATTCTAAAGACATTGCAATTAGCATTCGCGAATACTTAACGGCTCAGGGCGTTTTTACCATCACCCCAGATGAGGTTGCGGAGGAGATAGGGGCTATTCCCTTATCAAGTATCAACCCGGAAAGGATCGACTTCATTATTTCATTGGGTGGCGATGGGACCATTTTGCGGCAAATGCACCGGTACCCCCATTTGATAGCTCCTATTGTAGGAATCAATTTGGGAAGCTTAGGATTTATGGCAGACATTCTTGTGACAGAAATTTATCCGAGCTTGCAAGAGATTCTCAAAGGAAACTATCAAATCCAGGAACGGATTATGATGCAAGGGCAATCCATGCACCATGAAGTGTGTTTTGCTGTCAATGAAATTGTCGTGCACCGCGCCCAAAATCCAGGGCTTATTGACATCGGGGTTCACGTCAATGGGCTGTATCTCAACACCTTCTCAGCAGACGGATTAATTTTATCTACCCCTAGCGGCTCTACCGCTTATTCCTTAGCAGCAGGAGGCCCTATTTTAACCCCAGATTTGAATGCCTTTGTTTTGACTCCTATCTGTCCCCATACGATTTCGAATCGGCCCATTGTGTTGGCTTCTAATCGGGATATTCAAGTTCAATATCTAAGTGAATACGCACCAGTTGAGATTATTTTCGATGGTTTCACTCGTTTTACCATGGCGACAGGAGAAGCGTTACATGTCAGTTTATCTCCTCGGCTTTTTCGCTTAGTTTGTTTGCGAAATCACGATTACTTTTCTACTTTGCGAACTAAGCTCGGTTGGGCTGGTAAATTAAAAGCTTGATTCTGTAAGGCTTTCTTCCATTTAGGTCTGCCAGAGTTAGCAAACCGCCTCTAAAATCAACGTGCTTGTCTTTAAGAAACTTAAAAATTTGTTTAGGCTAAAATGAAAACTAAAAAAAGACTTTTTAACTAGCTGGAAGCCATCTCCTTAAGAAATTGTTAAAAATAAAATTTTACGATTTTGGAAAATTATTGTGGCAGAATTAATGCGTAACTCGTATTTAAAAGAGATAAAACCTTTCTTATTGGTCAGTCATAGCCGGTAAACTTTCAAGGGCACTGAGCAAAATTGATCGAGAAGGGAAGAAAGAGGATAATGCATTTTATCGAGCTCAAACTCTAACTTAAGGAGAGTCGTATGAAGAAAAAAATTGCCTCAGCATTCGCTTTAGGCTTAACAGCGTTTGCTTTGACAAGCTGTAGCTGTTACAGCGATCCTTGCAGTGACCCTTGTCCAAAGCCCTGCTATACCCGTCCAGAATCTCCAAAACCATGCTGCCCACGACCAGTGCCAAGAGCTTGCCCAGCACCGGGTGAAAATGCTTATTAATCTTTTATGTGGTAGCCATGCCCATTTTTAGCATGTTATTGATAAATGTTGTCAAATAATTTTTCGCAAGAGATGAGGAACTTCTAGTTCTTTAAAGAAAATTTCAAGCCTTAGGAGACAGTATGAAAAAATTATTAACTTCTCTTTTAGCATCAGGAATTGCAGCTATAGCTTTAACAAGTTGTTTCTGTGACTATAATTCTTGCTGTGATTCTTATCCAAGCGATAATTACCGTCCATGCCCTGTGCCAAAAGGAAATGTGGATTCCCCACGTCCTCATATTTGGGATAATAGCTGTGGCAATTCAAGTAATTACGAATATTAATTTTCTGCTGAAATAGATTTTGCTTAAATAAGGGCGAATTGTTTCTTTTTTTTGATAAAATTATTTAAAAAGCAACCTTAAGTCCAAGTTTAAACAAAAATTAAGTCAAATTCTCGCCAAACCAAAAGCAAATTCAAAAATGCGGACAAGGTGACAGTGAAAATGACTGAAAACAGATTGAAAATTCTACCAAAGACGTTAAAAAAGGAGTCTTTATAATGAGAAAACAACTAGGAGTGATCACCTCGTTGCTTTTTTTGTGCGCAACAGCTTTTCTCGGAACTGCTCATGCTAGCAGCAGTTATCCAGTAGATGGGCAACAATCTTACGGTCAAGGCTATGAGCAATCATACGTACCAGCTTACAAGCAGTCTTCTAGCCCAAGACGTGCTTACCATCAGTCAAGAACAGGACATGCATCCCGATCAGCACGTTCACAGTCTGCTTCGGCATGCAAGCCTGTTTGCACTCCTCCCCAAGCGGCTCGCTGCGAAGAGAGGACAATCGTAACTTGCCGTCACCCAAACCAAAATAAATTGGTTTGCCTTGATGGAATTACAGTAACAGCACGCAATCCAAAGATGTGCATGCTAGGGGAACAATATCCTCTGGAATTTGACGTCCAAGCTTGCGATGATGTGTGTGATGTAGTGGTCACTACCCATCTTCCAGAAGGTGTTTCTTTTGTACGTAGCATTCCTGAAGCGAAAGTAGACGGAAACAAGCTTGTATGGGAGATCGGCTCAATGGAAAAAGGGCAGACCATTACAGCAAAAGTATGGGTAAAGTGTGAACGTGAAGGCGAGCTTTGCGCATGTTTTTGTGCCACAGCTACCCCCGTTAGATTCTGCTCTTTGCTCTGTGCTAAACCCGTTCTGACATGCCACAAGTGTGGTCCAGAAGAAGTTTGCCCAGGTGACCAAGTCAACTATACGATTACTGTGACAAACCGCGGAAGCTGCGCAGCAGAAGAAGTAGTTGTAACAGATAACGTACCAGATGGACTTGAGCATAGCAGCTGCTTACGTACTCTTGCCTACAAAATCGGGACATTAGAGCCTGGCCAAACGAAAAAAATTAATCTAAGCTTTACCGCTGTAAAGCGTGGAGAAGTGTGCAATACAGCAGTTGTAACAGCATGCAATGCTGATACAGTTTCTTGCCAATGGTGCACACAAGTTTGCAAGGAATGTGTTGAGATTACAAAAGTGGGTCCAAAAGAAGTTTCAATTGGCAAAAACGCTGATTACCAAATCACCGTGACAAACTCTGGTGATAAGCCTCTAACTGAAGTGGTAGTTACAGATTGCGCTCCAACTTCAACATCTATTGTTGCAGCAAATGGTGCTACAATTCGGGGCAACCAAGCGGTTTGGAGATTAAAGGAACTTAAACCAGGTGAGAAGGTAACACTTCCCATTTCTTTAACCACATGCACACCAGGATGCTGGGTAAATCGTGTAACTGTGACAAGCAGTCAAAAGTGCACAGCGAGTGCAGAAGCCACAACTCGATGGAAAGGGCGCCCAGCTCTTCACATGAGCATCACCGATACTGAAAATCCAATTTGCATTGGCGAATCAACAACCTACTTCATTTCAGTCACTAACCAAGGTTCTGAAGCAGACAGCAACGTCGCTGTTGTTGTACGCTTCCCTAAAGAAGTGACACCGACTGCTGTAGTTGGCGATTCAACAGGCACAGTATCTGGTCAAACAGTTACTTTTGCTCCTGTAGCTAATTTCGCACCTCGACAAACACTAAAATTTAGAATCGATGCGCGAGCAAAAGAATCTGGAGATGCACGTATCATTGCTGAAGTCTCTTCGGATGCCATTAAGACTCCAATTGTGCAGCAAGAGAGCACCATTGTTAACTAATTCTAGTTAATAAGGAGTGTGTGCTAAATAGGGCAAGCCGCAAGGCTTGCCCTTTTTCGTTTTGAGGGTCTGCGTATTCTTATCTAACCTGAATTTTGGGTTTATTTCTTTATCAACCAAAGAGATAAATAAATTTTAATGACAAGTGACCTCTAATGGTTTAAAACATTTGCTTGCAAACGAATGTTTACCACGGGAGGTCAAAAATGGATTTAACTGCGCTGTATTGTCATATAGATGACTTTTGGAAAACCTTTAAACAAGAATGGGACAAGCATCTTATTCATTCAGCAAAGCCTAAGAGAGGACTTGAGCCAGAATTAACTCTGCCAGAAATGATGACGATCATCATTTTATTTCATCGATCGCACTATAGAACTTTTAAACATTTTTACCACTATGTCTGCAATTCTCTTCGCCGAGAGTTTCCCCAGTTAATTAGCTATAGCCGATTTATTTATCTAATGAAAAATGTTTTTGTACCATTATTTGCTTACCTTCTACATCTCAGGGGCACAGTCACAGGGATTGCTTTCATTGACTCTACCTCAATAGCAGTTTGCCATAATAAAAGAATTTCAAGAAACAAAGTTTTTAAAGGGCTGGCTAAGCGAGGCAAAACAACCTCCGGCTGGTTTTACGGCTTCAAACTTCACTTAATGATAAATGATAAAGGCGAAATTCTAGCCTTTCAAATTACTCCAGGAAACATTTCAGATGTTTCTATGCTTGAGACCCTCTCCAAAGATATTTGGGGAAAGCTATTTGGGGACAAAGCTTACCTCTCTAAGGAGAACGGAGAAAGGCTTTTAAAACGTGGCCTGAAGCTATTTACCAGCCTTAGGCCTAATATGAAACAAAAGTTAATCTCTTTAAAAGACAAAATTTTGCTAAGAAAGAGATCCTTAATTGAAACGGTAAATGATCAATTAAAAAATATCTCCCAAATCGAGCATACTCGCCACAGAAGTATAGGAAATTTTCTAGTCAATATGCTTGGTGGAATTGCTGCCTATTGCCATCAACCGAAAAAGCCTTCGTTGAGTTTGAATGATAAGCATAACTCTTTGCTAATTGTCTCTTAAAACCCAAAACTCAGGTTATCTAGCTTGTTTTCGAGGGGTCGGCAAATTGCGAGGATTTATAGCCAATTACCACTGCAGTGCTTATAAAGAGGATAACATAAACTAGCATTGAATTGCCGCTGCAGTGCTAAGAATTTTTTTATGGGAGCAAACTTAATAGGGGTGCTATTCCGTGTTCCCATGCAAAAAAGCATTCAAGGAATTTTATTCCAAATATTTCATAACAGATTGTCCTCCCAATTGACCCTAGTGGCAGGTAGCTGCATTATGCCTACAGGAAGGCTGGCGATACGGTTATGGCTTAAGTCCAGCTTTACTAACTGTTTCAGTTGTCCTATCTCAGTAGGGAGGCTAGTGAGCTGGTTTGGGCTTAAGTTAAGCCATACTAGTTGAGACAGCTGCCCTATCTCTGCAGGGAGGCTAGTGAGCGGGTTACCGCTTAAGCTAAGATCGTTTAGCTGGTTCAGTTGCCCTATCTCTGCAGGGAGGCTAGTGAGCTGGTTACCGCTTAAGTTAAGATGGTTTAGCTGCTTCAGTTGTCCTATTTCTATAGGGAGGCTAGTGAGTTGGTTACCGCTTAAGTTAAGATGGTTTAGCTGCTTCAGTTGTCCTATTTCTATAGGGAGGTTAGTGAGCTTGTTATGGCTTAAGGCAAGATCGTTTAGCTGGTTCAGTTGCCCTATCTCTGCAGGGAGGCTAGTGAGCTGGTTACCGCTTAAGTTAAGATGGTTTAGCTGCTTCAGTTGTCCTATTTCTATAGGGAGGTTAGTGAGCTTGTTACCTCTTAAATCAAGCGCTCGTAGATGGGACAACAGGCCTATTTCTGGAGGTAAATAGGTTAAGCCTGCCATATATAAATCTAGCTCAGTTAAGTTTTGGTAATTTTCTTTTATCCGTTCCTTAAGAAGCTCTCCTTTTTTTTCTAAAGATAAAGATTTAACTTCTTCGCTGTTTAAGTATTCATCCCCACCAGGAAGTTTTTTCCACAGCCAAAGGCGATTAATGTTAAGAAGGTAAGAAGAGTAATTAGCTATCGTTAAATTCTTCTTTTTTTCTATGGCGTGTTGAAATTCCTGAGGAGATAAAGAGCGCGCTAAGCTAAAAACTTGCTTAAAAATTTGATTCACTTTTTCTGCAGAAGTAAGCTTAGATTCTAGTTGGTAAATTTTATCCAATATAGCCGTTTTTTGGATATCATCCTTCAACTGGGGCACATGGATGGCGGCTATTTTTTTATAAAGAGCTGGCATAGCAGCATTAGTTAGCAGAGATCGCCAATTTCTGCAGACCCTAAATAAGGATGGAGTTGCGCAAGCCTCTAAAATAGGACAGAGCAATTCATTGGGCAAGCTTTCTATGGATAAAAAAGAGTTAGAGTTCATTTTTGCCTCTTAAGTTGGGGGTTTTAATCGCTATGTTTTTTTTGTCCAGCCTAAAAAAACTGGGGGGTTATATCGAAGTAAATTCAAAAATTGGTCTCAGGAGTTCCAATTGACCTAAATTTATCCCTGACTCGACTCCTAGTGGATAGAAGATTGAAAAAGCCAAAAATTGCCGACTTAACCTCTTCAAATCCCGAGTA
This genomic interval from Parachlamydia sp. AcF125 contains the following:
- a CDS encoding leucine-rich repeat domain-containing protein; translation: MNSNSFLSIESLPNELLCPILEACATPSLFRVCRNWRSLLTNAAMPALYKKIAAIHVPQLKDDIQKTAILDKIYQLESKLTSAEKVNQIFKQVFSLARSLSPQEFQHAIEKKKNLTIANYSSYLLNINRLWLWKKLPGGDEYLNSEEVKSLSLEKKGELLKERIKENYQNLTELDLYMAGLTYLPPEIGLLSHLRALDLRGNKLTNLPIEIGQLKQLNHLNLSGNQLTSLPAEIGQLNQLNDLALSHNKLTNLPIEIGQLKQLNHLNLSGNQLTSLPIEIGQLKQLNHLNLSGNQLTSLPAEIGQLNQLNDLSLSGNPLTSLPAEIGQLSQLVWLNLSPNQLTSLPTEIGQLKQLVKLDLSHNRIASLPVGIMQLPATRVNWEDNLL
- a CDS encoding VacB/RNase II family 3'-5' exoribonuclease; its protein translation is MTKKVSIGEQKAASLPFKKPKKPKKEEKLFQNFLKIVEQFIGGKSFSPATFSELVQKLQIPPKHTEIFEEVLSELVAQGIVRLSRGKYIAQKSQVEVITGVIHMHPRGFGFVRPDDPSTCDQDVFIPRPYTQNAVDGDKVEVTIDTLAFSEKGPEGKVVGIVERGRTHIAGIIKAVYPNGAVYAYVPLLGTSQQVAVQPLEGQPLHVGDRIIMEVIDWGDKRNEAVCRMSHYLGHISDPSCDIPAAIEEYELRADFPSKAVVEAKNFGKIVLKKDLVGREDLRDLECFTIDPDTAKDYDDALSLSQDAQGHFHLGVHIADVSHYVRPGSALDLEASRRGNSTYFPGFCLPMLPHELSSHLCSLRANVKRLTVSVHMHLDPEGNMLDYRISRSVIKSKKRMTYREAKQILDGQKKSRFKPTLQLMVELCYKLKQKRYERGSIEFAMPDLVVQVNERGVPLGLDTIVYDITHQLVEEFMLKANEVIATHLYQEGKNLPYRIHDVPAAENMRDFSLLASAFGFHLSEAPTPAELQKLFDEALDTPYGQYLATAYIRRMRLAIYSSENVGHYGLGLTHYCHFTSPIRRYIDLVIHRLLFGFEVELPYLERIASECSEQERLSAKAEGSVVLLKKYRLLQEIKQQDPYKQYEAVITRVKNFGFFFEVLDFMLEGFLHVSEIGNDYYVYEDSSLSLQGTRTGQAFTSGTKISVILKEIDFITLESQWHFVTSERTVKNSPQTKQKKKGENLIRRKKKLVGKNKPLKSRIKSRLRKRKK
- a CDS encoding exodeoxyribonuclease VII small subunit; translation: MEKEIKSDNQEKNFEAAFARLEEILEKMNSGAVSLDESLLLYEEADRLITSCAKRLNDAERRIEILIKNRQGDLSLDPQQNPKVQNFSDLGNSHSTTKLMSP
- the xseA gene encoding exodeoxyribonuclease VII large subunit encodes the protein MPHEIPILTVSQLTTAIKHSLESTFSLVWLQGEVSNCKLQSSGHIYFSLKDAYAQVAAVMFRGDASNLKMLPKDGDQVIVQGQLNVYPPTGKYQIVVRELRLAGLGEMLLKLEELKVKLHHRGWFKAEHKKILPKFPKKIGVVTSPTGAVIQDILNILTRRAVGFHLILNPVKVQGPGAAQEIAKAIQDFNTFSLVDVMIVGRGGGSIEDLWAFNEEIVAEAIFNSKIPVISAVGHETDHCIADYVADVRAPTPSAAAEIVIAENAQQLHHFHQISRRLDHSIKQTLLHHRLCLKTILRQPLLTSPYAILGDWMQKVDEVRQEIELSILRFFKQSRSILESREKILQTLKPSMQIFHLREKILHLQKALDASMLQQLSERRRAVYLNQEKIFMDQRWKVKLEHLRELLKNKEEALKLINPRNLLTKGYTILFSEKDQSVISSVRMLKKDQKIRMLFSDGEALAQINEIWSK
- a CDS encoding IS982 family transposase, with the protein product MDLTALYCHIDDFWKTFKQEWDKHLIHSAKPKRGLEPELTLPEMMTIIILFHRSHYRTFKHFYHYVCNSLRREFPQLISYSRFIYLMKNVFVPLFAYLLHLRGTVTGIAFIDSTSIAVCHNKRISRNKVFKGLAKRGKTTSGWFYGFKLHLMINDKGEILAFQITPGNISDVSMLETLSKDIWGKLFGDKAYLSKENGERLLKRGLKLFTSLRPNMKQKLISLKDKILLRKRSLIETVNDQLKNISQIEHTRHRSIGNFLVNMLGGIAAYCHQPKKPSLSLNDKHNSLLIVS
- a CDS encoding 1-deoxy-D-xylulose-5-phosphate synthase, which produces MSFPILSEIQSPDAIKRLSLAELNALASEIRQKIIEVLSINGGHLASNLGVVELTIALHAVFNSPHDKFIWDVSHQTYVHKLLTGRQENFHTIRQYKGLCGFSHPKESPYDHFHAGHAGTALSLGLGVAKSRDLQQKEEYVVPIIGDATLTCGMALEALNNITRNLKRFIVILNDNNMSISKNVGAITQILSRLLSNPTTNKLYQEIDTIVSKIPSYGATLSKHGHKITESLKNLVSPAAFFEQYELSYIGPIDGHDIKKLIDVFEGLKTSQWPVVVHVLTKKGQGMEEAIRNPVSYHGAKPFCLDTGKFHPATSSKPTFPHIFGSHLLKMAEEDPSIVAVTPAMLAGSCLDKFLERFPDRCYDVGIAEAHAVTFSGGLAYGGKLKVVCSIYATFLQRGLDNLFHDICLQELPVVFAIDRAGISGPDGSTHHGVYDISFLNAMPNMVIAQPRNGNVLKELLESAFSWGRPAAIRYPNMAADVSDKPLKYRELGKGEVIAAGGEILIVALGHMNQTALGVREILKTVGITATVFDPVFVKPLDSELLCSLLAKHNRLVTIEEHSAVSGLGSILNHFLMANGYNHVQVLNFGIPEAFLDHGSHADMIKEVGLTAPQIAESVITQFSLKKTEYSELAETSFTRKN
- a CDS encoding NAD(+)/NADH kinase; protein product: MHIALFPNTAKKHSKDIAISIREYLTAQGVFTITPDEVAEEIGAIPLSSINPERIDFIISLGGDGTILRQMHRYPHLIAPIVGINLGSLGFMADILVTEIYPSLQEILKGNYQIQERIMMQGQSMHHEVCFAVNEIVVHRAQNPGLIDIGVHVNGLYLNTFSADGLILSTPSGSTAYSLAAGGPILTPDLNAFVLTPICPHTISNRPIVLASNRDIQVQYLSEYAPVEIIFDGFTRFTMATGEALHVSLSPRLFRLVCLRNHDYFSTLRTKLGWAGKLKA
- a CDS encoding OmcB family cysteine-rich outer membrane protein, encoding MRKQLGVITSLLFLCATAFLGTAHASSSYPVDGQQSYGQGYEQSYVPAYKQSSSPRRAYHQSRTGHASRSARSQSASACKPVCTPPQAARCEERTIVTCRHPNQNKLVCLDGITVTARNPKMCMLGEQYPLEFDVQACDDVCDVVVTTHLPEGVSFVRSIPEAKVDGNKLVWEIGSMEKGQTITAKVWVKCEREGELCACFCATATPVRFCSLLCAKPVLTCHKCGPEEVCPGDQVNYTITVTNRGSCAAEEVVVTDNVPDGLEHSSCLRTLAYKIGTLEPGQTKKINLSFTAVKRGEVCNTAVVTACNADTVSCQWCTQVCKECVEITKVGPKEVSIGKNADYQITVTNSGDKPLTEVVVTDCAPTSTSIVAANGATIRGNQAVWRLKELKPGEKVTLPISLTTCTPGCWVNRVTVTSSQKCTASAEATTRWKGRPALHMSITDTENPICIGESTTYFISVTNQGSEADSNVAVVVRFPKEVTPTAVVGDSTGTVSGQTVTFAPVANFAPRQTLKFRIDARAKESGDARIIAEVSSDAIKTPIVQQESTIVN